One window from the genome of Spiractinospora alimapuensis encodes:
- a CDS encoding SAM-dependent methyltransferase, protein MSNHASPSSPSPEPRKQEQRHMIDTTVPHSARIVNYWLGGKDYYPVDRQVGQQIIESNPQMYAIARCSRAFLIRAVTHLARGVGIRQFLDIGTGMPTANNTHEVAQAVAPECRVVYVDHDPLVLTHARALLVGSPEGATDYIDADLRDPDEILHQAARTLDFGQPVGLMLMGIIGHVTDNDEAKAIIDRLLDALPSGSYLTLCDDTNVIDGATMDAMVNHWNKVGTNPRVNRTPEELLGFFDGLDVIDPGVVSVPYWRPDPSDIGTRVEIDHFGGMGRKP, encoded by the coding sequence ATGTCGAACCACGCGTCCCCCTCGTCCCCCTCTCCGGAACCTCGGAAGCAGGAGCAGCGACACATGATCGACACGACAGTTCCCCACTCCGCCCGGATCGTGAACTACTGGCTCGGCGGCAAGGACTACTATCCGGTCGACCGCCAGGTCGGGCAGCAGATCATCGAGAGCAACCCCCAGATGTACGCCATCGCCCGCTGCTCCCGGGCCTTCCTCATCCGTGCCGTCACCCACCTCGCCCGTGGTGTGGGGATCCGACAGTTCCTGGACATCGGAACCGGCATGCCGACCGCCAACAACACCCACGAGGTCGCGCAGGCGGTGGCCCCGGAGTGCCGCGTGGTCTACGTCGACCACGATCCGCTCGTGTTGACGCACGCGCGTGCTCTCCTCGTCGGGTCACCCGAGGGAGCGACCGACTATATTGACGCCGACCTGCGCGATCCTGACGAGATCCTCCACCAGGCCGCGCGGACCCTCGACTTCGGTCAACCGGTCGGGCTCATGCTCATGGGCATCATCGGGCACGTGACCGACAACGACGAGGCGAAGGCCATCATCGACCGGCTCCTGGACGCCCTCCCGTCCGGCAGCTACCTAACGTTGTGCGACGACACCAACGTCATCGACGGCGCCACCATGGATGCCATGGTGAACCACTGGAACAAGGTGGGCACCAACCCCCGCGTCAACCGCACCCCCGAGGAGCTCCTGGGGTTCTTCGACGGCCTCGACGTCATCGACCCCGGAGTCGTCTCCGTGCCCTACTGGCGCCCCGATCCCTCAGACATCGGCACCCGAGTCGAGATCGACCACTTCGGCGGCATGGGGCGCAAGCCGTAG
- a CDS encoding peroxidase family protein — protein sequence MSETTNRITALPEQRAAEMAGVGTQLRPPHRTSRSHASLPRGLSYVAESRTHQGRFGRMFPQLPPYLPNDAVIRAVAQRMREDDPGGVGGDNPDIPSGFTYLGQFLDHDITFDPSPLRERTEDPEALTNFRTPRFDLDSLYGRGPADDPYLYDQDNPGGFLVDRHDGLLDLPRNRQGRALIGDPRNDENTFVAHLHLTMLLFHNRVLEEIDTWSDRPIPQGEDPFDATQQLVRWHYQWVVVNDFLRRIVGSDTLDDVLVREPLFPGGHPVLQPRLKFFHWHVRPFIPVEFTAGAYRMGHSMVRARYFLNSIVPPEPPPLLILPPEPISEADPLSHFGGFRPLPARWQVEWPRMFDVPGPGQESRQPSRLMDELVVPPLHTLPPEVAEGLASLPARNLTRGAHLGLPSGQDVAQAMGVTPLTDAELDLPEPGPAPLWYYILREAKIQTGGRHLGAVGGRIVAEVFVGLLAEDPSSFLARAPGWEPTLPSAHPGTFTMSDLITFTGFGLEEVTG from the coding sequence ATGAGCGAGACAACGAACCGGATCACCGCCCTGCCCGAGCAGCGGGCCGCTGAGATGGCGGGTGTCGGCACCCAGTTAAGGCCGCCGCACCGCACGTCACGGTCGCATGCCAGCCTGCCGCGTGGTCTGAGCTACGTGGCGGAGTCGCGGACCCACCAGGGCCGCTTTGGCCGAATGTTCCCGCAGCTCCCGCCGTACCTGCCGAATGACGCGGTCATCAGGGCGGTCGCCCAGCGGATGCGGGAGGACGATCCCGGCGGCGTGGGGGGCGACAACCCCGACATCCCGTCCGGCTTCACCTACCTGGGACAGTTCCTCGACCACGACATCACGTTCGACCCGTCGCCGTTGCGGGAACGCACCGAGGATCCGGAAGCCTTGACGAACTTCCGCACGCCACGTTTCGACCTGGACTCGCTCTACGGCCGCGGACCGGCCGACGATCCCTACCTGTACGACCAGGACAACCCCGGTGGGTTCCTGGTGGACCGGCACGACGGACTTCTTGATCTCCCCCGCAACCGTCAGGGGCGGGCCCTGATCGGTGACCCGCGCAACGACGAGAACACCTTCGTGGCACACCTCCATCTGACCATGCTCCTGTTCCACAACCGGGTCCTGGAGGAGATCGACACCTGGTCCGATCGCCCGATCCCCCAAGGTGAGGACCCGTTCGACGCCACCCAACAGTTGGTGCGCTGGCACTACCAGTGGGTGGTGGTGAACGACTTCCTCCGCCGGATCGTGGGTTCTGACACCCTCGACGACGTCCTGGTGCGCGAACCTCTCTTCCCCGGCGGACATCCAGTGCTCCAGCCGCGGTTGAAGTTCTTTCACTGGCACGTCCGACCGTTCATCCCGGTCGAGTTCACCGCCGGCGCCTACCGGATGGGCCACTCCATGGTGCGGGCGCGGTACTTCCTGAACTCCATCGTCCCGCCCGAGCCGCCGCCCCTGCTGATCCTGCCGCCCGAGCCGATCAGTGAGGCGGACCCGTTGAGCCACTTCGGCGGATTCCGGCCGCTCCCCGCCCGCTGGCAGGTGGAGTGGCCCCGGATGTTCGACGTGCCCGGCCCAGGTCAGGAAAGCCGCCAGCCCAGCCGGCTCATGGACGAGCTCGTCGTTCCGCCGCTGCACACCCTGCCACCCGAGGTCGCGGAGGGCCTGGCCAGCCTGCCGGCCCGCAACCTCACCCGCGGCGCCCACCTGGGCCTGCCTTCGGGACAAGACGTGGCGCAGGCGATGGGGGTGACACCGCTGACGGACGCCGAACTGGACCTTCCGGAACCCGGCCCGGCTCCGCTCTGGTACTACATTCTCCGCGAGGCCAAGATCCAGACCGGGGGCCGCCATCTCGGGGCGGTCGGGGGGCGCATCGTCGCCGAGGTGTTCGTGGGGCTCCTCGCCGAGGACCCCTCCTCCTTCCTCGCCCGCGCCCCCGGCTGGGAGCCCACACTCCCCAGCGCCCACCCGGGA